In one Fundulus heteroclitus isolate FHET01 chromosome 3, MU-UCD_Fhet_4.1, whole genome shotgun sequence genomic region, the following are encoded:
- the LOC105921201 gene encoding protein Bouncer yields MLKLHSADGFYETQSGVVRSSRNRAAGTKLLEPSSWKSFISPSKTQKLSVMSKLPCLLLLLCLPPAVVSLFCYTCVFPAISPLDCIRFPLKCPPGQLCLSSRAEGQRGDFRVVLYEKSCVLPALCGVTGEKYALGLNFTFTNECCNTHLCNTAASFSPRPLWTALVLPLLAVCSAR; encoded by the exons ATGCTCAAGTTGCATTCAGCTGACGGCTTTTATGAAACACAGAGCGGTGTTGTGAGGAGCTCCAGGAACCGGGCTGCAGGAACCAAACTTCTAGAACCAAGCAGCTGGAAGAGTTTTATTTCTCCCTCCAAGACACAGAAACTATCAGTGATGTCCAAACTTCCCTGCCTTCTGCTTCTCCTGTGCCTCCCTCCAGCTGTGG TCTCCCTGTTCTGTTACACCTGTGTGTTTCCGGCCATCTCTCCTCTGGACTGCATCAGGTTCCCCCTGAAGTGTCCGCCGGGGCAGCTCTGCCTGTCCAGCAGAGCCGAGGGACAGAGAG GTGACTTCCGTGTGGTGCTGTACGAGAAGAGCTGCGTCCTGCCGGCCCTGTGTGGAGTCACAGGGGAGAAATATGCCTTGGGTCTGAACTTCACCTTCACCAACGAGTGCTGCAACACACATCTGTGCAACACAGCGGCCTCGTTCTCTCCCCGGCCCCTTTGGACGGCCCTGGTGCTCCCCCTGCTCGCTGTGTGCTCGGCTCGGTGA